The Vitis vinifera cultivar Pinot Noir 40024 chromosome 12, ASM3070453v1 genome has a segment encoding these proteins:
- the LOC100855097 gene encoding ankyrin repeat-containing protein At5g02620-like isoform X1: MRQDDLMMNFERLRKQGRGERRKTGKQRQKQPKKQAILAISEHKDAKLLEDYVTASSMDPDLYRATIQGDILEFIKAVEQGPDNRHAGVPAASCIQVTPQKNTVLHLATIFKHDEIVKLICKDLPFLVMERNCRGDTALHIAARAGNSLLVNLLINSTEGVLGVKNETGNTALHEALQHRHEEVAWNIINKDRNMSCSVNKEGKSLLYLAAEAGYANLVRFIMENPAGNYSIEGKLENKPSVKAAILGKNIGVAAHQEEIRNSPEILLSYSNYMSI, from the coding sequence ATGAGACAAGACGATTTAATGATGAATTTTGAGAGGCTAAGAAAGCAGGGGAGGGGGGAAAGAAGGAAGACAGGGAAACAAAGGCAAAAACAACCCAAGAAGCAAGCCATCTTGGCAATCTCTGAGCATAAGGATGCCAAATTGTTGGAGGACTATGTGACAGCAAGTTCCATGGATCCTGATTTGTACAGAGCTACAATACAAGGAGACATTCTTGAATTCATAAAAGCCGTGGAACAAGGACCAGACAATAGACACGCTGGTGTACCTGCTGCATCTTGTATCCAAGTGACCCCTCAGAAGAACACAGTTCTTCACCTAGCAACGATCTTTAAACATGACGAGATTGTAAAACTCATTTGTAAGGACTTGCCCTTTCTTGTCATGGAAAGAAATTGCAGAGGTGACACTGCACTTCACATTGCAGCCAGAGCTGGCAATTCACTGCTAGTGAATTTGTTGATTAATTCAACAGAGGGGGTTTTGGGTGTGAAGAATGAGACGGGTAATACCGCATTGCATGAGGCATTGCAACATCGTCATGAAGAGGTGGCCTGGAATATAATTAACAAAGACAGAAATATGTCTTGTTCTGTCAATAAGGAAGGAAAATCTTTGTTGTATTTGGCCGCAGAAGCAGGATATGCAAATCTTGTTAGGTTTATAATGGAAAATCCTGCAGGAAACTACAGCATTGAAGGAAAGCTCGAGAACAAACCATCTGTGAAAGCTGCCATTCTTGGGAAGAACATAG
- the LOC132252591 gene encoding protein ACCELERATED CELL DEATH 6-like produces MAEERDPVELGMALGADSNMKEDGVTAKKRAKRWAITAEASMEREKGTLDQDEDDLCVGERLGFSDQSNRSKERDLVDQLGMALGADLNMKEDKETSKKWRADSTLISSDSTMEENPVPPEVWVPETSPIFADTKMEIDISSYVTMEEYRVPPWVPEARVVGMPISADANMEIDRETHLVRNISARSTQGLHAPADEDEDAEHKKLMDRRMHAQATQGNVDGFIKILGSISSEQDLQHSEILCQVSPRKNTCLHIAASFGHHDLAKYIVRECPDLIKNKNSKGDTALHIAARKRNLSFVKIVMDSFPSGSGASQDVEKAEPSLLGIVNKEGNTVLHEALINRCKQEEVVEILIKADPQVAYYPNKEGKSPLYLAAESHYFHVVEAIGNSEVEERMKNRDRKVHGAIMGKNKEMLEKILAMKLVHQKDKDGRTPLHCAASIGYLEGVQMLLDQSNLDPYQTDSDGFCPIHVASMRGNVDIVKKLLQVSSDSIELLSKRGENILHVAAKYGKDNVVNFVLKEERLENFINEKDNGGNTPLHLATMHRHPKVVSSLTWDKRVDVNLVNDRGQTALDVVLSVKHPTTFDQALIWTALKSAGARPAGNSKFPPNRRRKQYSESPNTDKYKDRVNTLLLVSTLVATVTFAAGFTMPGGYNSSDPNVGMAALLMRNMFHMFVICNTTAMYTSILAAIILIWAQLGDLNVMDTALRFALPFLGLALTAMSLGFMAGVYLVVSNLHWLAIVVVIIGIICLVGLLVPFFLLFLPSKSTNRILRHISYYPFLILVWASKSPEMKRED; encoded by the exons ATGGCTGAGGAGAGGGATCCAGTAGAGTTGGGCATGGCACTCGGCGCAGATTCGAACATGAAAGAAGACGGCGTAACAGCTAAGAAGAGGGCAAAACGGTGGGCAATCACCGCAGAAGCGAGCATGGAAAGAGAGAAGGGGACGCTTGATCAAGATGAAGATGATTTGTGTGTAGGTGAGAGGTTGGGATTCTCCGATCAATCAAACAGGTCTAAGGAGAGGGATCTAGTAGATCAGTTGGGCATGGCACTCGGCGCAGATTTAAACATGAAAGAAGACAAGGAAACAAGTAAGAAGTGGAGGGCAGATTCGACACTGATCAGCTCAGATTCGACAATGGAAGAAAACCCTGTACCGCCTGAGGTGTGGGTGCCAGAAACCTCGCCAATCTTCGCAGATACTAAGATGGAAATAGACATCAGCTCATATGTGACAATGGAAGAATACCGAGTACCGCCGTGGGTGCCAGAAGCCAGGGTAGTAGGCATGCCAATCTCCGCAGATGCGAACATGGAAATAGACAGGGAAACGCATCTTGTAAGAAATATAAGTGCTCGTTCCACACAGGGACTCCACGCCCCCgctgatgaagatgaagatgcgGAGCATAAGAAATTAATGGACCGCCGCATGCACGCGCAAGCGACCCAAGGAAATGTTGATggctttattaaaattttaggcTCGATATCCTCCGAACAGGACCTTCAACACTCAGAAATTCTCTGCCAAGTTAGTCCCCGGaaaaacacatgcctccacatAGCAGCAAGCTTTGGACACCATGATCTTGCCAAGTACATAGTGAGAGAGTGTCCagatcttataaaaaataaaaactccaaAGGCGACACGGCACTTCATATTGCTGCTAGAAAAAGGAATTTATCTTTCGTTAAGATTGTCATGGATTCATTCCCTTCTGGAAGTGGCGCATCCCAAGATGTAGAGAAGGCTGAGCCTTCATTGCTGGGAATTGTCAACAAAGAAGGAAATACAGTGTTGCATGAGGCACTGATAAACCGTTGCAAACAAGAAGAGGTGGTGGAGATCCTTATTAAGGCAGATCCCCAAGTGGCTTATTATCCGAATAAGGAGGGAAAGTCACCATTGTATCTAGCTGCAGAATCACACTACTTCCATGTCGTAGAGGCTATAGGAAACTCTGAAGTTGAGGAGCGCATGAAGAACAGAGACCGCAAAGTCCATGGTGCCATTATGGGAAAGAATAAGG AGATGTTGGAAAAAATACTAGCCATGAAGCTCGTCCACCAAAAAGACAAAGATGGAAGGACTCCACTTCATTGTGCAGCATCCATTGGATATCTCGAAGGAGTTCAAATGCTGTTAGACCAATCTAACTTGGATCCATATCAAACGGACTCTGATGGCTTCTGTCCCATCCAtgttgcatcaatgagaggcAATGTGGACATTGTCAAAAAGTTGCTCCAGGTCTCCTCTGACTCAATAGAGTTACTAAGCAAACGCGGTGAGAACATTCTTCATGTGGCAGCCAAGTATGGTAAAGACAATGTAGTCAATTTTGTGCTCAAAGAAGAAAGGCTTGAGAACTTTATAAATGAGAAGGACAATGGTGGAAACACGCCACTGCATTTGGCAACCATGCATAGACATCCTAAGGTCGTAAGCTCTTTAACATGGGATAAAAGAGTTGATGTAAATCTTGTGAATGATAGAGGCCAGACTGCTTTGGACGTTGTATTATCAGTGAAGCATCCAACTACATTTGACCAG GCACTAATTTGGACAGCACTCAAATCTGCTGGTGCACGACCAGCGGGAAATTCAAAGTTCCCACCCAATAGACGTCGTAAACAGTACTCTGAATCACCTAATACGGACAAGTACAAGGACAGGGTAAACACTCTTTTGTTGGTTTCGACCCTTGTTGCCACAGTGACATTTGCTGCTGGTTTTACCATGCCAGGTGGCTACAACAGCTCTGACCCAAATGTCGGCATGGCTGCCTTGCTGATGAGAAATATGTTCCATATGTTCGTCATCTGCAATACCACTGCTATGTATACCTCCATCCTCGCGGCAATCATCCTCATCTGGGCACAGTTAGGTGATCTCAATGTGATGGATACTGCCCTGAGATTTGCATTGCCATTCTTGGGGTTGGCCCTTACTGCGATGTCCTTAGGCTTCATGGCAGGTGTTTACCTGGTGGTCAGTAATCTTCATTGGCTTGCAATTGTTGTCGTCATTATTGGAATCATCTGCCTTGTCGGTCTCCTAGTAcccttttttttacttttcctcccAAGTAAGTCTACTAATCGTATCCTTAGGCACATCTCCTATTATCCGTTTCTTATATTGGTATGGGCATCTAAAAGCCCCGAAATGAAACGGGAAGATTAG
- the LOC100855097 gene encoding ankyrin repeat-containing protein At5g02620-like isoform X2 — protein MRQDDLMMNFERLRKQGRGERRKTGKQRQKQPKKQAILAISEHKDAKLLEDYVTASSMDPDLYRATIQGDILEFIKAVEQGPDNRHAGVPAASCIQVTPQKNTVLHLATIFKHDEIVKLICKDLPFLVMERNCRGDTALHIAARAGNSLLVNLLINSTEGVLGVKNETGNTALHEALQHRHEEVAWNIINKDRNMSCSVNKEGKSLLYLAAEAGYANLVRFIMENPAGNYSIEGKLENKPSVKAAILGKNIDVRCYQDNVGKRSIILQFKM, from the coding sequence ATGAGACAAGACGATTTAATGATGAATTTTGAGAGGCTAAGAAAGCAGGGGAGGGGGGAAAGAAGGAAGACAGGGAAACAAAGGCAAAAACAACCCAAGAAGCAAGCCATCTTGGCAATCTCTGAGCATAAGGATGCCAAATTGTTGGAGGACTATGTGACAGCAAGTTCCATGGATCCTGATTTGTACAGAGCTACAATACAAGGAGACATTCTTGAATTCATAAAAGCCGTGGAACAAGGACCAGACAATAGACACGCTGGTGTACCTGCTGCATCTTGTATCCAAGTGACCCCTCAGAAGAACACAGTTCTTCACCTAGCAACGATCTTTAAACATGACGAGATTGTAAAACTCATTTGTAAGGACTTGCCCTTTCTTGTCATGGAAAGAAATTGCAGAGGTGACACTGCACTTCACATTGCAGCCAGAGCTGGCAATTCACTGCTAGTGAATTTGTTGATTAATTCAACAGAGGGGGTTTTGGGTGTGAAGAATGAGACGGGTAATACCGCATTGCATGAGGCATTGCAACATCGTCATGAAGAGGTGGCCTGGAATATAATTAACAAAGACAGAAATATGTCTTGTTCTGTCAATAAGGAAGGAAAATCTTTGTTGTATTTGGCCGCAGAAGCAGGATATGCAAATCTTGTTAGGTTTATAATGGAAAATCCTGCAGGAAACTACAGCATTGAAGGAAAGCTCGAGAACAAACCATCTGTGAAAGCTGCCATTCTTGGGAAGAACATAG